ACCCCCTCCAGCTACTCCTTTATAATCACACCTACTCCCTCCCTCACATCACCCCTGACCCCTGGCCCTCAATAATTTGTCCTTCATCTCTTGAAGAGACTGAGTTTTAAATTCAGCTTCTGAccctgccagctgtgtgaccttggatagcTCACTTCTCTTTTCTGGACTTTGATCATCACATAAGACAAGGTTGGATTACATCAGCATTTCTCTCAAAATTCCACAGGGTTTACGAAAAGGAAAACAGGGTTTTATGGTGAAATAAACTAGGGACATTCTGCTTTACATAATGATAAGGTGGCTTCTTTGCTGTCAATTCTCAGTCATTTAATATGCTAAGGTGAATTGTGAATCATCCAGTGTGAGATGTGTATGCAgcatttttccaaatttatttgaaCACAGAATGCCACtccctccttttaaaaataccttctaggggcttctctggtggcacagtggttgagaagctgcctgccaatgcaggggacacaggttcgagccctggtctgggaagatcccacatgccgcggagcagctgggcccgtgagccacaactactgagcctgcgcgtctggagcctgtgttccgcaacaagagaggccgcgacagtgagaggcccgcgcaccacgatgaagagtggctcccgcttgccgcaactagagaaagccctcacacagaaacgaagacccaacacagccaaaaataaattaaaaaaaaaaaatacgggagtccatatatttaaaaaaataaataaataaacaaaataaaataaaaataccttctAGAACTACTTTTTTAGGGATTATACTTTGAGATATGTTGTTTCAGAGGATCTCCGAGGTGCCTTCCAGATGAGAATGCCTTCTATGACTTCTATAAggggttgaattgtgcccccaAAAGACATCTCCACTCAGAAgcccagaatgtgaccttatttggaataagggtctttgcagatgtaattaaggtaaggatcttgaagtgagatcatcctggattagggtgagccctaaatccaaCGAAAAATGTCTTTATGAGAGACAGGAAAGAAGGGCACGCATAGACACAGAGGAAAAGGCCGTGTGAAGACGAGGGCAGAGATCGCAGGCAGCCAGAAGCCAAGGACTGCCAAGGATCACCCGCAGCCCCCAGAAGCCACAAGAGGGCATGGAATGGATtcttcctcagagcctccagaaggaaccaaccctgcccaaacgttgatttcagacttttggcctccagaactgtgagagaattaatttttgttgttttaagccctccAGGTTGTGGTTATTTGTTCTGACAGCCCTAAGAAGTGCATATACCCATTGTTAAGAATCCTGGGGATTTTGAAGCCAAGAGGGGTCTCCTTTAAGTGTCTTGAGCCACCAAGCTCCTTCCCTACTTagggtctttgcacatgctggCCTCTCTGCCATGAGCACGCTTCTGCATGCTCTCTCATGTCAGTCTACCTCTCTTTCTTCTGGCATTAGTTCAATGCCGTCTCCTTACAGGGATCATGCCCAACCTCCCCGTCTAAAGCAGCCCACCCCATCTTCTCTAACACTACATGTGTACCTTTTCTTCCCAGCACTTATTAGCCCACTGGGTAACCACAGTTTCATTTGTTGGGTTGTTTGACTAGCGTCTgttctccatgagggcaggaacagTGTCTAGTTTGTGGGCCTCATTTACCCAGGCTCTGGGATCGTGCCTGACACGTGAGAGGTGTTCACTGAGTattcagtgaaaaaaagaaagaaagggaggaagggagagagagaaagaacacagcaaCTCCTTGTGGATCAAGGGCCTGGCATCACACAGACAGCACTGGGGTGGGGGTGCGTGTGCAAGGCCCGGCAGCCCCTCTCTTGGATGTTTCTCTTGCAGGACCTTTTGGGTGTTGCTTCTGAGGCAGCTGCCGGCTGCTGGTATTGAGTCCACAGTGAGGCTGCCTCCTTGCCCAGCATTGTTCTACACTCTGGACGGGAGCATGAACATGGCAGATCCCAGCTCTGAGGGGCGttggcccagagaggtgaaaggGACTATAAACACAGAAGCACATAAATAAGGTGATTTCCAGTATGGGGCCAAACTGTGAAGACAATAAAATAGGGTAGTGTAACAGAGTGGgcctcgggggtgggggtgggggtgctaCTTTCTGCAGGTGGTCAGGGGACGCTTCTTTAAGGAGGTGACAGTCGAACTGGAAGCAGAATGATGAAAAGCTGGCAGCCTGGTGAAGTTCCCGAGAGAAGTACAGAGGGAGGGGTTCCAAGCAGAAAGCCACTTCAGGACCTGAGCCAGGCTGATCTGGGACAGTCAAAGCTGGAATGCCATGAGCAGggaggagctggaaggggccACACCTGGTAAGTCCTGCAGGCCACAGCCAGGGGCTGGAGTTTATTCCAAGTACAACGGGCAACTGTCAGAAGCCTTTAAGCGGGGGAGTGACTTATTTATGCTTACTTATGCTTTAGAAAGATCTTGGCTGCAGTGAACAGGATGAACTGCAGGGGGTGAGATGGAGGCCAGTTAGGACATCAGTAGGACCGCCTAGGCTAGTCTTGACAGTGACTTTGTCTAGGGCTGTAGTGGTGAAATGGTGAGAAGGGGACATGGATCTATTCTGGAGGCAGGATgagggggtgagggaaggagggaaattaGAATAATTCAGTTCTTGGGCCTGAACAGCAGGCTGGCAGGTAGTACCATCTATTTATGATGGGACAACTTGGGAAGGACTGgatttggggtggggtggagggaaatTAGAACCTAGTTTGGACTATGAAATGCATCCAAGTGGAGAAGTTAGGTAGTTAAATATCTAAGTCTGGATCTCAGGGGAGAAGTCTCAGCCAGAGAGAAAGATTTGGGATTCATCAGACAATAGATAGTCTATGAAACCACAGAACTGGCTGAGACCCACTACAGGAGTGAGTGAAGGTGAAGACAAGAGGCCCAAAGACAGAGCCTCGAGTCAACTGTCATTCAGAGCTGGTGGAGGGGGAGGAAAGTGAAGGAGCCAGAAAAGGAACAGCAGTGCAGGACAAAAACCAGGGAAACTGGCATCAGAGAAGTCCAGACAAGAAGGTTCTTCAAGAAGGAGGAAATGGCCAAATGTGTCAAATGCCCAGACACTGAGTAAATGAGGCTTGAGAATTGACCTTTGACTTCAGCAAGATGTAGGTGATGTGGACAAGAGCCATTTCATGGGGACAAAGGGCTGACTGGAGCAGGGTAAAGTGAGAACGGGAGGGATGAGAGCATCAAGGAGGGTTTCTCTAAGACAGGTCATGGGACACAGTGATGCACCTGCACAGGTGATAATGATAAAGGTCCAGTAATGAGGGAGAGATAGCTGATGCAGGAATTACTGCAGGAGTGAGGTCCTGAGAAGCTCGGAGGTGTGGAATCCAGCTGGAGTGTGGAATGCAGTTTCCACTGTAGCcagaggtggtggtggggatgggggcagaaTTGGGTGGTTCTTGTGTGATGGCAACCAATTTTCCTCTGAAGTCTGTGGTGCCATCACCACCTGAAATTGAGGTTGGGAGATTAGAGTAGAATTAGTCATCTCAAGAGTGAGGAAGTAAAGCTTCTAAGGCATTGAGGGTCCActtggcttgtgggctctagagcacaggctcagtagttgtggcgcacgggcgtagttgctccgcggcatgtgggatcttcccggaccagggctcgaacccgtgtcccctgcattggcaggcggattctcaaccactgcgccaccagggaagccccctcgcTTGAgatttgtagttttgttttggaaGTGAGTCCAGTTGCACAGGTGTACTGGTTCTTGAGCAGAAGTTGGTTCCAACCAGGGTTTGGGATTTTTCCAGCTGAGTACAATGGACGCAGAAAAGGGTAAAGGAGTTGGATGCAGGGCAGTGATTATCAGGAGGGATCCAGGACTCCAAGCTGGGTAAGGGCAGTGAGGATGTAGCTGATGGCACGGCAGGAGGCTAAGGCCAATGGCTCGGAGGTCTCAGTGGGCTCAGAGTCACTGGCGTGGAGCTAATAACAGTACCTGAGCTGGAGGAATAGGAGGTGATGGTCAGGGGGTGGGAGGGTTGAAGTTACCAGGGATGACAAGATCAGGTGTGTCCACTTGAGGGTGTGGCCGAGGTGTGGCTGGGAAGAAGCTGCTGGAATCAAGGAGGgcctctgaattctcttagcttctcaGCCCCTCCCCACATGCGAGTCAGAGAGCAACCTCCTACTGGGGCGGGAAGGGGTACACCTCTTCATTGTGCAAACGGGGGCTGAGACCTGAGGGTGCTGGATGCTGAAGCTAAAATGTCAGAGGCTGGAGTTCTGACTCTGAGTCCCGGGGTGAGGGAGGATTCTTGGTGTCATCCTTCCTCCCAGCTTCCACAGCAGCAgggcccctttctcctcctccctcctcctgcctcccgcCTGCTCCCTGCCTCACAGCTTTTCCTGCACTGCCCAGTCCTCTGGAGAGCGCCTGCAGACAGAAGGGCAAGTCCACAGCCACAAGGAGCGCCTTCTTGAAGGTAACCAGGCTGCATGTGGCATTGAAATGTCTGTGGCAGACTTTCACATTTGTTCCCTCACTCACTTTGGTAATCATTCATTCACCGGTTAAGTGATTTCACCTTTCGGTTGTTCTTCCTTAGGTCTGAGCTGCTAAAGCAAGCTCAAGGGATGAATTCTCAGTCGCCGTGGGACTGCTCATCCACCCTGTCCGCCAGCCAGACGTTCGACATGCACTGAGTGCCCGTCACTGTCCTGCATAGCTGCGACATACAGGCATCACGTGACCTCACACATCTGGCAGCTCCCATGTCCATGGCTTATCTATTCCCTGGGTCCCATACATGTGTGTGTGCCACATCTGAATCTGAGTCCTTTGAGCCTCTTCCTCATAGCAGGGCAGATAATACATGAATCACCATCGATCAAAGTTCATATGATGAGTCTTCATTAACTTCTGAAGCCACCTATATTTTCCGTTAgagagatcttttaaaaatttgtgaaaGTCATGCTTGCTCATTGTGAAAAATGTAAACAATGACAAAGCACACAAAGTAAAAAACCacttccatccctccatcccacaGTGCCAACCACTGTTAAAAATGTGGCAAATGTGGTTTAATTTATATCCTTCTAGATCTTTTCTATACATTTGCAAAGGGGGAAAACGTATATATTATATGATGAAGTCTATGTTTACAAATTGAGATCATAGACAATTGTTCTGCAACTTGCCTTTTCTCTGTAGCAATAAATGATGGACATCGTGCCAGGTCAGTGCTTCAGATCCACTTCATTGTCTTTAAAGGCTGCAGAGCCTTCTCAATATGGAGGGACCTGGTTGGTATATTTAACAGGCTATCAACGGACATTAAGGGTATTTTTCATTTACCCCCAGCTACAATGCTGCGATGGATATctctttaagctttttttttttaacatctttattggcatataattgctttacaatggtgtgttagtttctgctttataacaaagtgaatcagctatacatatacatatatccccatatctcctccctcttgtgtctccctccctcccaccctccctatctcacccctctaggtggtcacaaagcaccaagctgatctccctgtgctatgcaactgcttcccactagctgttttacatttggtagtgtatatatgtacatgccactctctcactttgtcccagcttacccttcccccttcccatgtcctcaagtccattctctagtaggtctgcatctttattcccgtcctgcccctaggttcttcatgactgttttttctttttagattccgtatatatgtgttagcatatggtatttgtttttctctttctgacttacttcactctgtatgacagactctaggtccatccacctcactacaaataactcaatttcgtttctttttatggctgagtaatattccactgtatatatcttTAAGCTCTTTTGTATGAGCATTTCTGAAGGATCattcctggaagtggaattgctgggtcatgtgcatttaaaattttaatggctACCCAGGGCCAGGCATAGCGTCAGACACATAGTAGGGTCTTTGTAAGTATCTGTGGCATGAATGGATACTGCTGGATTGCCCTCCAGGAAAAACACACTATTtccactcccaccaacagcaaaCAGAGAGCCATAGAACTGACAATTTCTGCTACTAGGTCCCAGCCCCGCTAGGCTTCATGACAACCACTTTCCTCCAGGCCACTCTGCTGTTGCTGGGAAGGATTTAAAGACCCTATGTCATGTCACCTTCGGTGAAAGGCAGGCAGCGTCCAGGCAGACGGTGACCTCCTCTCCCAGGTCTGCAAAGGCCATGGCTTAACATCCTCCCACTGGGGTGGGTGTTTACCAGTGAGGGCAACGTCAGCTCTGGGACTTCTCTAATGGGAACTCGCCATGTTTACACAAGCACCCACATATCTTCCTGATCAACCTCTGAAACTGAAGGGAAACTTCCTATGGCTGGGCTCACTCCACTGCCAACTCTGGAACTCTGTTGTCAGTAACTGCTGTTCTTCCTCTGGGGCCTCGTCTCCAGCAGGAACCCCCGGCCAGACAGCCCGTTTCTAGCATCTTTGGGGCTGGGTGTGCCATCTCCCTGCCCCTGGCCCTGTCACCTGCCTGGGTCCTGATGCCCCAAGAAAATTATTGGGAGAGCCCCGGAGGAGGCCAGCACACCGGAGCCAGTTCTACCTCTGACCCTCGCAGGAACTTTGGCCAGCATTgctctgtgccctctgcctggggaGGAAGGCTGGCATTCAGAGGCTGCCGAGAAGCAGTGCAAAGGCAAGGTCAGGTGGAGGGGCCCAGGCCTCCTGAGCCCCCAAGATGCTGGCGTGGGGGTGTCTCTCACACTGCGTGTCCCACGCCAGGCTTCCAGCTCCACACTCTGCTGCAGGCCCCCGCAGGGATAACGCCCTGTGAAGACTCTGCCATGCTGCAATGGTGAGCGCCTCTTTTCTCTTCGGGTGCTTAACCCCGCAGATGGGGCTGAGGCGGTGGTGCCCAGAACTACGCGGGACTGGAGAAGGGCAGAtctgctctctctcctccctccagagATTCCAGGGTGGGGCAGATCAAGGTCTTCCAGGCCCTGCCCCAGCTCgcctccccactgccccctccccacctccgtgGTGAGAGAGTCAGAGAGCTGAGCTCTATGTGTCCCAAGGGAAAGCAGCCGGAGGGTAGGATGAGGAAGCACACAATGGtcactcccaccccatccccattcCCCGTCCAGGCTCTGTGGCACCCAGAGACCTCAAGGAACCAGAGGTCAAAGCATCTGCCAAGATCCTCTCCCAGAGGGTGGCCCACAGATGTACTGTCCTCCCAGGCTCATCAGTGGTGGGATTTCAGGCacagtgacccccccccccaagccgTATCCCCCAGCATTGCCTGGGCTCACCTCCCCACACAGTCAGAGGCAGACTCTCAGATTTAGTGAGAACTCATgttgcaggggaggggagggtacaATGGGGTCTTCTCTAGTCAGGTAGAATGGAAAGCAGAGCCCAGGTAGAGCTCAGGCAGTCCTGTCTCCCAGAGTGCATCAGCGCCCTGCAAAACATCTCAGAGCTGGCCGTCCAGTCCACACTCGTACCACCAGAGCGCAGCTCCCTCCACTCTCAGAGCAGCTCGTTCCACCGCTGGGCACCTCCAGCTGTTCACACTTTCCTCCAGACAGCCTCTACCTTGCAACGgcgggtgagggaggggtggacACGTCACTCCAGACCAGCCCTTGGGACAAGAGAAGCAACTGGCGTGGAACCGGGGTAGGAAAAGCAATAAGTTAAAGCCAAGAATGGCCAGAGGTCTGGCACGACGGGCAGGGGCGAGTCTCTGGCTTGATCCAGGAGGCCCTGGGGAGGAGGCGGCCGATGACAAGGTTCCAGGCAGGAGGTGGTTCAGAAGGTGGGGTTATCGATGCCGCTGCGCACCCCGGCGTGTTCCTCAGGCCTGAAGCTGTAGGGAGGGGGTGGCTCCACGGGAGGCAGACCCACGACGGGCTTCAGGATAATCTGCAGGGAAAGGAGGGGACAGAGACTTCTCAGGGCCTGCCACTGGCCACTGCCACCCATGTGCCGGTGGTGGCATGTCTACCAGGGAGAAGGGTGACCCGACGCTGGTTGCAGAGCCCTCCCtagggcccagaggcttggcctAAGGACACCCTCCACTGCCCCCGTTGCTCTAAAAATCTGAATGGGGAGGCACAGAGAGCCGAGGGACagggcaggggttggggtggaTACCCACCTCACTGTAGGGGGGTGGGGGCTCAGAAATGGATGCTGTGACCCTCTCTGCGGGAGTAATGGGGGGCCGTTCTGGGGGCCCCTCATGATCCGTTGGGGGGTCCTGCTCCGATTTTCTGCAGTTGCGACAGAAGCGCTTAGCCAGGCCACAGATGCACAAGAGGGGTATGATGATCAGAAAGACGATGACAAAGATCCTGGGGTAAGGAACCACCAACATCAGCCTGAGTCTCCAGCCATCCCCgctgcacctccctccctcccctgacctACACCCACCCCTCAGCAGGAAGTCCAGTCCAGTCCTGTGTGGGCCAGAGGAACTGGCCCAAGGCTCACCTCAAGGGGCCAGAGAAGAGCTCGTACTGCTCTGGCTGGTACTCTTGGCAGCAGCTGTTACCACAGCAGTTGAACCCTTTAGGGCAGGTGCTGTGGACCGGGTCAGAGAGAGGCCATTGGTACCAAGGTGGGGAGGCAGAAGGATCCCAGCTTCCCTAAAACTCACCCGTGTGCTCAGGGCACGAGCCACACCCCTAGCAGGGTGGAGGTACAGGCCCCCCTGGGCTCAGTGGGAGGAACCTGGGGCTGGGATCAGGACCTGGGTTTCAGGCTCAGCTCACTACTGGCCTTGTGCACTCGTGCCAAGTTACATTCCTTGctgggcctcactttcctcatctataagatgggtGTAATGAAGGTGCTGTCGACCTCACTGGGCAGGTGTGGGGACTGAGTGTTGTAGTGGCTACAACATCACTCTAAGGAGGTGTAGAGGGAGAGGGACAGTGGGGAGGGTCCAGGAGCTAATTCCAGGAGGAGTGAGCTGGTGCTGGTGCCCACGgagcaggaggtgggaggggcaCGGTGTTCCTGGAACATCCAGGGCTGACTGGTGGAAACACTTGGCTGCCCAGAGGCCACTCGCCTCAGCCCCTCCTCATGGTGCTTGGGCTTCTTAGTGTTCATAGAGTGAGAGCGTTTGCCCTCGCTTCCAGGGGACCCTCAGAGGGGAGATGGACTAAGAATGGAGTAAGAAGGACGGGGATTGGCCCGCAAATGTGAAACTGCCCGTCGCTAGGCTGGTGGAAGGAGTGAGGGGTGGAGTCTCCCTCTCCGGGTGGCGGTATGGTTTCTGGCTAGAAGGGGAGAGGGTGAGGATGATGAAGGCAGGCAGGGCAGGATTTGGGATGTCTCCTCCCCACACTGGAAGTTACAGCCCAAATCCCAGACTTACAAGAAGAGACCACATGtggctgcagcctgtggaagaaaagAGGCGGAGGTTTGGGTCATAAACTGGGGGCTGGGGTTTCCACCCAGATGCTGCCCAGGTACCTCACTGCTAGCAGGTCCCAGAGGATCAGCATCTTCCCCCACGCCTGCTTTGCACCTCCCTCCACATGTTCCCCGGGTCGGTGGCTGCAGCCCCAGCGCCACCTCGTGGCCCcagctctccttcctctcctcaccACACCTCCTGCCACATTTGCTCACCCCCAGGTCTGTAAGCTCACGCCTTCTCACCATCCTTCCAATCCATCCCCGCCACGGCCAGGACTCCAGCAACCCCCGCGCCCACCCCGTCACTCCCAACACTGCTGCAGGTTTCTATCCCACAAATCTGAACACCTAAGACCTTGCTGGAAGCCTCCTTCAGTGGCTTCCTGGGGCCCAGACACCATGACCAGCCCTATCCCCCATTCCCACTCCCCCTGGCCCTCCTGCACACCCACCCGCTGGGAGTTCTCTGAGCACGTCTGGCTGTTTTACACATGCCTGCAGGAACaagctcctccctccctccctcttttgcACTAGTTCTGTGCCACATGGAGGCTATCATTACGGAATTTAACCTGATTAATAGCAAATATGTGCATAAGCCCTGCTTGGAAAGTTCTTTCCCCAGGTATCTGAGAGGCTGGCTCCAGCACCTTCTCTGACCATCTTACTTAAAATTACATCTACTCCCCCAAAGCACTCCCTTTCCCCTAACTGTGCTTACTTTATCTGCATAGCTCTTGTCAACATCTAACatgctatatattttactttatcttgCTGCTTGTTTGTCTCCTCAGTAGAATGTAAACCCCACCAGGGGAGGGATTTTTGTCTATTGAAAACCAATACTCATGATTTTGGCAGAATGAACGAAAGAGCACTGACAACCTGGTTTCATTTCATCCTGGCTGCTCCCAGACCGTGGGGGAGGAATGCAGGTAGAGAACACAGCAAACGGGAGGTTATCtgtcaccccaccccagcctccaggGAGATAAACAACCATGGCTCAAGAATAAGAAGCCAACTTTGGCGAGAccaccatgtcttttttttttttttttttggccgcaccaccagcatgcaggatcttagttccctgaccagggatcaaacccgtgcatCCTGCAGCGGaagcgtgcagtcttaaccactgtactgccagggaagtcccaagaccacCATATCTTTATACCTTGAAATAACAGTTTAACTGTTAATGACAACAACAATAAAGCTAAGAATACCAATGACAGCCAATAATAGTTGGGCTGATTCCCACAAGTCTTGGCCAGTGGGGTCAGGAGCAGGAATGAACCCCTGCAGGTTGGCCCAGAGAGGGTAAGGTGACTGCAGAGTTGGGGACAGCCCAAGGGGTCCAGGCACTCAGTGTACCTCCTTTCCCT
This is a stretch of genomic DNA from Eschrichtius robustus isolate mEscRob2 chromosome 20, mEscRob2.pri, whole genome shotgun sequence. It encodes these proteins:
- the TMEM92 gene encoding transmembrane protein 92 is translated as MSDTWVPGLVPTLLLGLLACLQQAAATCGLFFTCPKGFNCCGNSCCQEYQPEQYELFSGPLRIFVIVFLIIIPLLCICGLAKRFCRNCRKSEQDPPTDHEGPPERPPITPAERVTASISEPPPPYSEIILKPVVGLPPVEPPPPYSFRPEEHAGVRSGIDNPTF